In Ptiloglossa arizonensis isolate GNS036 chromosome 10, iyPtiAriz1_principal, whole genome shotgun sequence, the genomic window CTATTTGCAATGTTTGTTCGAACAGACGAatagatattttatttctatgtaCTATATGGCAGGAAGACATCAAAGCGAGTCGATCCCCGGTCTTATGGTAATTTTTTCTCATTCGACGCAAAAAGATTCAATCTTGCTCGTGTTTTCgagacgaacgaaatttttcctATGTAATCCCCGAGAAAAGAATGAACCAATGAAACGCAAGAACTACACCGAAGCGAGTCGAACCCCGGTAATATGGAAACCGACATACCACATcgtagtaaatatatatattttttcttatttaaaatttctttcgccTGGAGACCCGACTCCAAACTACACTCgcatattttttcttatttaaaaaaaaagttcatCCCTCCGCTATGCCCTCTCTGTCGTCACGATTATGTGTCTATCCTTCTCCATCGATCCACTCACACCTAACGCCTAATTTTCTTTCGCTAGACCAGACTCCAAACTACACtcgtatattttttcttatttaagaAACAAAAAGTTCATCCCTCCGCTATGCCCTCTCTGTCGTCACGATTACGTGTCTATCCTTCATCGATCCACTCACACCTACCGCCTAATTTTCTTTCGCTAGACCAGACTCCAAACTACACtcgtatattttttcttatttaagaaaagaaaaaagttcaTCCCTCCGCTATGCCCTCTCTGTCGTCACGATTACGGTTCTACTCGTTTCAGTCGATCCACTTACACCTAAGGCCTAATTTCCTCCCGCCATCGGAGACTTCGAACCGACCGCGTCCCGATTCGAATTCCAATACCCTATTCGCGTTGATCGCGCGCTCGGGCGCGTCGCGATCGTCGTTCGTCGTGCCTCATCGCGCGATCCCCATATACGTTCCCGTAGTTCTTTCTTCGTCCGGTATCAGATCTTAATCGTCCCTTCGTTTTTCTCATCGATTATCATTTAAAAGTCCGCCAAAGACGGCGCGCGCTGCCTGAACGACCATCCTCGCCCGAGATCGGTCTCGAGTCTCGATCGGCCTCAATTGGTATCGACCGGTTCGGCGATGACTCACGGAATAAGATTCCTGATACGAAGCCACGAGATCTTTTGCTTATCGTTAATTCGGCACGATAACATCCCGgcgacacgttcttcgttaataaCGTCATTTCGGTCGCCTGCGATCGCCGACTTTGCAAAGAAGCGCGCATTTAAAATCGGCGCTGCTCAAAGGTCGCcgcaaaaaacaaaaattcgatctctctctctctttctctttctctcttcgaccGTAGATATTCGGTCCGGGTATAAACGCGTAGCGCAGAATGTTGCCGCTGTTATTTATCGGATTAATGCGCGCGAAATATCGTTTTTCCGTAGTTTCGAATTTTACGATACGAtcgcacgaacgaaacgatattcgAGTATCGATTTCCGTACGCAGTGTATCGAGAATCGTGGAATTTCTGGCAACGGGAGTGCATCTGTTTTCGAAAACGTTTCTCACTTCGAATCCAGCGCGCTGTCAAGGCGTCTAGTCGTAAACTCGACGCTGCGCTATTTTTCTGCAGTATTTTTGCATTTTCCGCGTAACGATATTTTCATATGTTGCGCGTAGCgctattttaaattataaattattgccGTAACAACGCGGTGAAACCGAGTTACGAGCCGGtcgaagaaaatagaaattaatttcgaaaccaCCGGTTCGAAACGTTGAAGAGTGGACGTGACAAGGTTGTAATTGAATTTTGCGTTAACATTCAGAGGGATTTGTCTAAATCGAACCCGCTCGCTGTATATCGCGAATCGACGCTTAATTAAAAACCGATTTCTAATCGATCCCGGGGACGACCCGGAGCGATTCGCGTGTTCGGAAATTCTTCAGGTTGGAAACGATAACATCTTTGAAAACTACAGGGTGAAAAGTGCATTTGGACCGGGTCCAAATTAAGAACATTGGATCGCATCCAAATTGGGAACGAAAGCGgtcttttaatttaatttttacgcaTCATGGAATTTAAGTGGGGTATTATATCTTGTTGGCAAAAAAGAGTTAGTTTATGCTCGATCTTTTTCTCCCCTGTATACGTTAAATCGTCGTTTAGATTCGAAACCGACGAACCGTTTGAATATTCAATTACTTAAAATTCTGTACCTCAACACCGTGACAACCCTCGATCCATCGTCGATACTTATAGTCGATCTTTCGATTGTAACTCGAACACAATCTCTATTCGACCCTGTTTCATCGGTCACGAACATATTCTTTTTTCtcgagaatattaattttccacCGTGGCGAGTGATAACTCGTGCTTAACCCTGACGTTTCACCCTCGTCGGTGGATTCTCATCGATAATCCCACTTGATCCACCTTTCGTCGTCTTCCGACGATAAATCGTGTTGATTCACAGTCGGTCGTGGAACCTCGTCGACGAACCGTTGTCCTCGCGTGTCGGGGGTTGGAATCGAGACGGTGGAAGGAACTTCGATGGACGATGAACGGACACGAGTTCCTCGAATCGGCGCTGAAGTACGCCGGTGGAACAAGCGGGTATCAAAGAGAGTATCGTGCAGCCTTGGCAGCAGTCAGGCGGCTTCTAGATGACCGCTAATGATCGCAGTGTGCCGCTCGGCTCAAGTCTGGACGCACCCTAACGCGCTACacgatttcaacgataaacTACGGTGCACCCGGCAGCACCCGCGGCACCGCAAACCCGTTTTTCGAGCAATAGACTTTTTCTACACGGTGTACACCTTCTCCGTTCGCTCGATTCCCTCCTCGCGTCGTTCGCAACCCTTCGCAACGACacgagtttccccgtttcgatgGTAAGAAGTTTATCTTGAAGCGATCTCAAGTTCGATTGTACACTCGAGATCATTGGGTCAAGAACGTCCTGGATATATGGAATATACGTTCGTAACTTTCTAATGTAACGAGAAGactaaaaagtaattttaattatagaagAACTGTATATTTTTAAGGTACGATGGGTCGAAGAACTTCTGTTTGGCAGTACACGAGAGACCATTGGGTCAAGAACGTCCTGGATATATGGAATATACGTTCGTAACTTCCTAATGTAACGAGAAGactaaaaagtaattttaattatagaagAACTGTATATTTTTAAGGTACGATGGGTCGAAGAACTTTTGTTTGGCAGTACACGAGAAATCATTGGGTCAAAAATGTCCTGGATGTATGGAATGTATGTTCGTAACTTCCTAATGCAACGAGAAGAGTGagaagtaattttaattataagagAACTATATATTTTTAAGGACGATGGGTCGAAGAACTTCTGTTTGGCAGTACACGAGAGACCATTGGGTCAAAAATGTCCTGGATGTATGGAATATATATTTGTAGCTTCCCAATGTAACGAGAAGACTGagaagtaattttaattataagagAACTATATATTTTTAAGGTATGACAGTACAGtcgatatatatattataaataggtTTGTTTAtcctaaatatatatatacttttttatatCACGTTCCAATGACAGGTAAGGTCACGAGTCTAAATTATTTAGGCTACTAGAGATATAGGATGGTTTATTTTGTATGTATACGTAATAGAGAGAGGTAGTTCGTGTCTCGAAGTACGGAATAACAAAACTGACCCACGGTCTGTGTTTCTGGAAAGGACGTCGCTCGAGTAAACGTAAACATCGTCGAGGACGGAATGTTATGGATAATCGAGCCATACCGTATCGATGGCACGGCGATCACGATCGCAAGAACTTTAGCTACCGCGACAAGTTTGCGCCATAAGTCATGGTCCCGTGTCCTCGGGCACTTTTTGTTCGACGTGTTTACGCGCTCGTTGAACGACCATTTAGAGGGTGAAAACGCatcgttcgaaacaattaaACCGCTGCGAGTTCGGGTCTCCGATTGTGGAGATTATAGAACGTAATGGAGGAACCTCGGTGTATTTAATACAGTACTATTTTTTATCAAACACGTGGAAACGCAGAGTATTCCAAAGACCAGTGGAGTGGTACTTtcggagaataaatttttaacaaacgtCTTAACGACGTTATTATTGCACAGAGAgcgtaaacgaagaaactacGGTGCACTCGATACAGTCATACTTCTCTTTTACCGCAAGTATGATCTATTAAACGCGAGTAGCTTTTAAAACACAGAACGTTCCAAAATACACCGAGCGTTATCAGAAATAAACTTCCAACGAGCGTATCGCAAGGACACTGTTACCCTGAACGTGCAATCGAAAAAGTTTACCAAACGTTGCACccgttcaaaaatacacacgcatcGCGAGTCTTCCCTCCGTAAAAATCGTATCGAACCGTTCCACGTATGCCAGGCGGTGTATAACGTTAACCAACATCCATTTCGAGGGCAAAACAAAGATTCGACGTTGGGTAAATTCCGTGCTTCGAACTCGTACTCGTAAATTTCGATTTCGCGGGGCTCCAAGCCGAGGGAGGACCAGGAGAGAGGGTTAGAGTGCGGGGGTGTGGGCAGAGGAAGGTAATTTCTAATCAAAACAACCCTGCACGTGGCAGGGATTCTCCCGACGGCCCCTCCCTCGGAACGTTTCTCCCTgacctccccccacccctctcgTCCGACACTGTTGTCTGGTTACTTCGCGCGGTTTAACCTGGCCCGATTGTCAGTCAGTGCCAAGCACCGATGGCGCAAGGAACCTCGAGCCGCTCGGAACGAAATTCCGTAACCGTAGCGTCTCAGAGCGCAGAGACCCCGGTACGggaatcgaccgatcgatcgggAACGGTGCACACGGACCAACGTTCTACCAACGAAAAAACATCGAGAAACTCCCTCATGGCGAGGAACAACGGTGACACGGGAAAGAATTGATCTCGTCCCGTAGGTTTCGCTCCTCGTCGATCAATCCGTGACAACCGAGTCGTATCCGTAACTGGAGTAACGAAGACGAGAGTTCTCGTCCGTCCACCGTTCCCCTGGTAGTCCCCGTCGATTAATCTTCGGCTTCTCTTCCGGGTACGAAAAAGAGCGGCACGGAGCCCGCCGTCAAAGGAAACACCCACAACAAACAAGCGGCTAAAGAGCAAGAAGAAGCCGCCGGCAACAAAGAGGGGTTACCGGACGGACGGACGCGGAGCGGAAAGacggagcgagcgagcgagcgaacgaggaaAGGGTGAAGCGCGAAGAAGAGGAGGTGTCAGTCGCTGTTCCTCGGCCGTGGCCGGCACGTGCGCGCACCGCACCGGCTCTCCTCGTGACTCGGAAGAAGTCTACGCCGCGGCGGAAGGaacaggagaagaagaaggagaacagagGAAGCGTGTGCGAAGCGGAAAGTGGCGGCAGTGCGCCGCGAACCGTCAACCGGGACGCGCGTCGGAGCCCGCAGACCCACCGGGACACCACCCGGTCCTCGTGTTTTCATGCGTCCAGCCGACAAAGCCACCACGTGGCAACCGTACCTACACAACAGCCTCGAACACGAGCAGATACCAACACGACAGGGCTAACGAGAATGACGGAGAACGGTGTTCGCGAACGGTGAACCGATCATACGTGGGCTATACAGGATGATCGAGGGCTGATCTAGCGGGACGAACGACGAACATTTTCATGCGACGCGAGAATCTGAGCTTGTCGACCAGGAACGACCAAGATGAGGACCGAGATACAGGTGAGTCGATTGTTTAACGAGACCTTTCAACGGGCCACAGTACGGAACTGTGAGTtgtgtgaatttttcatttGGATAGAAGCCcagaattctcgaaacgaattccTTATTGGGGTTGCTGGAGTTTCTTCCGTATGTAAATAGACAGGGTGAGTCGTTCGGGGAGGAATTCAACAGGGGGGTGATTAGCGATTTCGTAAACGGGGGGAATTTGTTACCGGGGTAAATTTTGCTGGATTTTCTTCCGTAAGTAAATAA contains:
- the LOC143151820 gene encoding uncharacterized protein LOC143151820; the encoded protein is MGRRTSVWQYTRDHWVKNVLDIWNIRTMGRRTFVWQYTRNHWVKNVLDVWNDDGSKNFCLAVHERPLGQKCPGCMEYIFVASQCNEKTEKFVYPKYIYTFLYHVPMTGKVTSLNYLGY